Proteins encoded in a region of the Takifugu flavidus isolate HTHZ2018 chromosome 8, ASM371156v2, whole genome shotgun sequence genome:
- the LOC130530382 gene encoding MYND-type zinc finger-containing chromatin reader ZMYND8-like isoform X5: MHPQSLAEDEVKTEADVVEGMDASVRSKVPDPTGSADRPLVPQKRKVSSPTHSSNGHSPTETSPSPLKKKKKPGGVNSNSKDQDGRNDFYCWLCHREGQVLCCELCPRVYHAKCLKLPAEPEGDWFCPECEKITVAECIETQSKAMTMLTIDQLSYLLKFALQKIKQPGTEPFQKPVSLEQHPDYAEYIFHPMDLCTLEKNIKKKMYGCTEAFLADMKWILHNCIIYNGGNHKLTATAKVIVKICEHEMNEIEVCPECYLSSCQKRENWFCEPCSQPHPLVWAKLKGFPFWPAKALREKDGQVDARFFGQHDRAWVPINNCYLMSKEIPFSVKKTKSIFNSAMQEMEIYVENIRKKFGVFNYAPFRTPYTPNNQLQMLLDPSNPSAGAVKTEKPDKLRFNFDITASPKMVLGKAPTPSGMSRRVSTTDVPRSPMSTTSSVHTGSDGEDTEKAPRNPSFHYSTGEESMDCTASPVSGKMGPAGSVTASPKAFNPGLVPKQERTAGTGSILNLNLDRVKAEMDLKELSETVQQQQQQSQQQGGPVSLNTPKRPIRSLDKTIESCKAQLGIDEISEDVYKGVDHSDSEDSEKSDSSDSEYLSDEEHRPKSSNQDDKDKAERKWPKANAEGDTKDGVTAKADKGAPESALKDKQASNGPERDLQDKPVVPQSQPASEKPKAPEESRAAATKSAAEQDSDSERELVIDLGDEQGGHDSKRARKDAGASTAKTPKESNVAKMEGKVPSSAAATTPSRDTSLNQKEPAGTTVINSAASSQTSTSPATSGSSSAPTPASTSVSTTAPAPVKKQRPLLPKETAQAVQQAVVWNPTKFQTSSQKWHMQKVQRQHGEQSAAQTQSQTRSPQHPQPQQQNSSSSSSSSSSTRYQTRQAVKVQQKDVPQNASSTAGQASSSSPLMTGDVPIPTVSADVAADIAKYTNKIMETIKGTMTEIYSDLSKSTTGNTIAEIRRLRIEIEKLQWLHQQELSEMKHNLELTMAEMRQSLEQERERLVAEVKKQMEAEKQQAVDETKKKQWCANCRKEAIFYCCWNTSYCDYPCQQAHWPEHMKSCTQSATASQQETETEPNSDPAVKPSGHSPTTQPPATGSVSDKSNSPSCAEKSKDSAGVTVT, translated from the exons ATGCATCCACAGAG TCTGGCAGAGGACGAGGTGAAGACAGAGGCTGATGTGGTAGAGGGGATGGATGCGTCCGTGCGATCCAAAG TCCCTGATCCAACTGGGTCAGCTGACCGTCCACTGGTGCCACAAAAGAGGAAGGTGTCGAGTCCCACTCATTCCTCCAATGGACACTCTCCCACAGAGACGTCTCCAAGCCctctgaagaaaaagaagaagccaGGGGGCGTTAATTCCAACAGCAAGGACCAG GACGGAAGGAATGACTTCTACTGCTGGCTGTGCCACCGCGAGGGTCAGGTGCTCTGCTGTGAGCTCTGCCCCAGGGTGTACCACGCCAAGTGCCTCAAACTACCAGCTGAGCCCGAGGGCGACTGGTTCTGTCCAGAGTGTGAG AAAATAACAGTTGCTGAATGCATTGAAACCCAGAGTAAAGCAATGACAATGTTGACAATAGACCAACTGTCCTACTTACTCAAATTCGCTCTTCAAAAGATTAAACAACCTGGG ACAGAACCTTTTCAGAAACCAGTGTCTCTGGAGCAGCACCCAGATTATGCAGAGTACATTTTCCACCCTATGGACCTGTGTACACTAGAGAAG aatatcaaaaagaaaatgtacGGCTGCACGGAAGCATTTCTTGCTGATATGAAATGGATCTTACACAACTGCATCATCTACAACGGAG GCAATCACAAATTAACGGCAACCGCAAAAGTCATTGTCAAGATTTGTGAGCATGAG ATGAATGAGATTGAAGTGTGTCCAGAATGCTACCTGTCCTCAtgccaaaaaagggaaaactggTTTTGTGAGCCATGT AGTCAACCCCATCCTTTGGTCTGGGCCAAGCTGAAGGGATTTCCTTTCTGGCCAGCAAAAGCACTTCGGGAAAAAGATGGGCAGGTAGACGCACGCTTCTTTGGGCAACACGACAG AGCCTGGGTCCCCATCAACAACTGCTACCTCATGTCCAAAGAGATCCCCTTCTctgtcaaaaaaacaaagagcatTTTCAACAGTGCCATGCaagaaatggaaatttatgTAGAAAACATTCGCAAGAAATTCGGGGTCTTCAACTACGCCCCCTTCCGCACCCCGTACACACCCAACAACCAGCTACAGATGCTCTTGGACCCGTCCAACCCCAGCGCTGGGGCAGTGAAGACTGAGAAGCCGGATAAACTTCGCTTCAATTTTGATATAACTGCATCTCCCAAGATGGTCCTCGGCAAGGCGCCCACCCCCAGCGGCATGAGCCGAAGGGTCTCCACCACAGACGTGCCGCGGTCTCCTATGAGCACCACCTCTTCAGTTCACACTGGGTCTGATGGGGAGGACACTGAAAAGGCCCCCAGAAATCCTTCTTTCCACTACAGCACCGGAGAAGAGTCAATGGATTGTACTG CCTCTCCTGTCTCGGGGAAGATGGGTCCTGCAGGCAGTGTGACTGCCAGCCCAAAGGCCTTTAACCCTGGACTGGTGCCCAAGCAGGAGCGGACTGCAGGGACGGGCAGCATCCTCAATCTCAACCTGg atcGGGTGAAGGCTGAGATGGATCTGAAGGAGCTGAGTGAGACtgtgcaacaacaacagcagcaaagccaACAGCAGGGAGGTCCAGTCTCCCTCAATACCCCAAAGAGACCCATCAGGAGCTTGGACAAGACTATTGAGAGCTGCAAGGCTCAGCTTG GGATAGATGAAATTTCTGAAGATGTGTATAAAGGTGTGGACCACAGTGACTCGGAGGACTCGGAGAAATCGGACTCGAGTGACAGCGAGTATCTGAGTGATGAAGAACACAGACCAAAGAGCTCCAACCAGGATGACAAAgacaaagcagagagaaaatggcCAAAAGCAAACGCAGAGGGAGATACGAAGGACGGAGTTACGGCAAAAGCAGATAAAGGCGCCCCTGAATCAGCACTAAAAGACAAGCAGGCTAGTAACGGACCAGAAAGGGACTTGCAGGACAAGCCCGTAGTGCCCCAATCTCAGCCCGCCTCTGAAAAACCCAAAGccccagaggagagcagagcggcTGCCACCAAATCAGCGGCTGAACAGGACTCTGATTCTGAGCGGGAGCTGGTGATTGACCTAGGGGatgaacaaggaggccatgACTCAAAGAGGGCTAGAAAAGACGCTGGCGCTTCTACGGCCAAAACACCCAAAGAGTCTAATGTTGCCAAGATGGAAG GTAAGGTACCGTCATCTGCGGCAGCAACCACGCCGTCACGGGACACCAGCCTTAACCAGAAAGAACCCGCTGGCACAACAGTCATAAACTCTGCAGCTTCCAGTCAAACCAGTACTAGCCCAGCCACCAGTGGGTCCAGCAGTGCCCCGACTCCTGCTTCCACCTCTGTTTCCACAACAGCCCCAGCACCTGTCAagaaacagcgccccctgttgccAAAGGAGACGGCACAAGCGGTGCAACAGGCTGTCGTCTGGAACCCGACCAAGTTTCAGACCTCGTCGCAGAAATGGCACATGCAGAAGGTTCAAAGGCAGCACGGCGAGCAGTCGGCGGCGCAGACACAGAGTCAGACACGCAGTCCGCAGCACccgcagccacagcagcagaactcctcctcttcctcttcctcctcctccagcacccgCTACCAGACCAGACAAGCAGTCAAGG TGCAACAGAAAGATGTGCCTCAGAATGCTTCATCAACTGCAGGCCAGgcctcatcatcctctccttTAATGACAGGAGACGTGCCGATCCCCACAGTGTCGGCAGACGTGGCTGCAGATATAGCCAAGTACACAAACAAG ATCATGGAGACGATCAAAGGGACAATGACGGAAATCTACAGTGACCTGTCCAAGAGCACAACGGGAAACACAATTGCAGAG ATTCGGCGCCTGCGGATAGAGATCGAGAAGCTTCAGTGGCTGCATCAGCAAGAGTTGTCGGAGATGAAGCACAACCTCG AGCTCACAATGGCGGAGATGAGGCAGAGcctggagcaggagcgggagcggtTGGTGGCCGAGGTGaagaagcagatggaggcggAAAAGCAGCAGGCCGTGGACGAGACCAAGAAGAAACAGTGGTGCGCCAACTGCAGGAAAGAGGCCATCTTCTACTGCTGCTGGAACACCAGTTACTGCGATTACCCCTGTCAGCAAGCCCACTGGCCCGAGCACATGAAGTCCTGCACGCAGTCCG CCACAGcttcacagcaggaaacagaaacTGAGCCCAACTCGGACCCTGCAGTCAAACCATCGGGCCACTCTCCCACTACACAGCCCCCGGCAACAGGGTCCGTATCAGACAAAAGCAACTCTCCCTCGTGTGCGGAAAAGAGCAAAGACAGCGCAGGGGTGACTGTGACCTAA
- the LOC130530382 gene encoding MYND-type zinc finger-containing chromatin reader ZMYND8-like isoform X4, with protein MHPQSLAEDEVKTEADVVEGMDASVRSKVPDPTGSADRPLVPQKRKVSSPTHSSNGHSPTETSPSPLKKKKKPGGVNSNSKDQSELRHGPFYYMKQPALTTDPVDVVPQDGRNDFYCWLCHREGQVLCCELCPRVYHAKCLKLPAEPEGDWFCPECEKITVAECIETQSKAMTMLTIDQLSYLLKFALQKIKQPGTEPFQKPVSLEQHPDYAEYIFHPMDLCTLEKNIKKKMYGCTEAFLADMKWILHNCIIYNGGNHKLTATAKVIVKICEHEMNEIEVCPECYLSSCQKRENWFCEPCSQPHPLVWAKLKGFPFWPAKALREKDGQVDARFFGQHDRAWVPINNCYLMSKEIPFSVKKTKSIFNSAMQEMEIYVENIRKKFGVFNYAPFRTPYTPNNQLQMLLDPSNPSAGAVKTEKPDKLRFNFDITASPKMVLGKAPTPSGMSRRVSTTDVPRSPMSTTSSVHTGSDGEDTEKAPRNPSFHYSTGEESMDCTASPVSGKMGPAGSVTASPKAFNPGLVPKQERTAGTGSILNLNLDRVKAEMDLKELSETVQQQQQQSQQQGGPVSLNTPKRPIRSLDKTIESCKAQLGIDEISEDVYKGVDHSDSEDSEKSDSSDSEYLSDEEHRPKSSNQDDKDKAERKWPKANAEGDTKDGVTAKADKGAPESALKDKQASNGPERDLQDKPVVPQSQPASEKPKAPEESRAAATKSAAEQDSDSERELVIDLGDEQGGHDSKRARKDAGASTAKTPKESNVAKMEGKVPSSAAATTPSRDTSLNQKEPAGTTVINSAASSQTSTSPATSGSSSAPTPASTSVSTTAPAPVKKQRPLLPKETAQAVQQAVVWNPTKFQTSSQKWHMQKVQRQHGEQSAAQTQSQTRSPQHPQPQQQNSSSSSSSSSSTRYQTRQAVKGDVPIPTVSADVAADIAKYTNKIMETIKGTMTEIYSDLSKSTTGNTIAEIRRLRIEIEKLQWLHQQELSEMKHNLELTMAEMRQSLEQERERLVAEVKKQMEAEKQQAVDETKKKQWCANCRKEAIFYCCWNTSYCDYPCQQAHWPEHMKSCTQSATASQQETETEPNSDPAVKPSGHSPTTQPPATGSVSDKSNSPSCAEKSKDSAGVTVT; from the exons ATGCATCCACAGAG TCTGGCAGAGGACGAGGTGAAGACAGAGGCTGATGTGGTAGAGGGGATGGATGCGTCCGTGCGATCCAAAG TCCCTGATCCAACTGGGTCAGCTGACCGTCCACTGGTGCCACAAAAGAGGAAGGTGTCGAGTCCCACTCATTCCTCCAATGGACACTCTCCCACAGAGACGTCTCCAAGCCctctgaagaaaaagaagaagccaGGGGGCGTTAATTCCAACAGCAAGGACCAG TCAGAGCTAAGACATGGTCCCTTTTACTATATGAAGCAGCCAGCACTCACCACAGACCCTGTTGATGTTGTACCGCAGGACGGAAGGAATGACTTCTACTGCTGGCTGTGCCACCGCGAGGGTCAGGTGCTCTGCTGTGAGCTCTGCCCCAGGGTGTACCACGCCAAGTGCCTCAAACTACCAGCTGAGCCCGAGGGCGACTGGTTCTGTCCAGAGTGTGAG AAAATAACAGTTGCTGAATGCATTGAAACCCAGAGTAAAGCAATGACAATGTTGACAATAGACCAACTGTCCTACTTACTCAAATTCGCTCTTCAAAAGATTAAACAACCTGGG ACAGAACCTTTTCAGAAACCAGTGTCTCTGGAGCAGCACCCAGATTATGCAGAGTACATTTTCCACCCTATGGACCTGTGTACACTAGAGAAG aatatcaaaaagaaaatgtacGGCTGCACGGAAGCATTTCTTGCTGATATGAAATGGATCTTACACAACTGCATCATCTACAACGGAG GCAATCACAAATTAACGGCAACCGCAAAAGTCATTGTCAAGATTTGTGAGCATGAG ATGAATGAGATTGAAGTGTGTCCAGAATGCTACCTGTCCTCAtgccaaaaaagggaaaactggTTTTGTGAGCCATGT AGTCAACCCCATCCTTTGGTCTGGGCCAAGCTGAAGGGATTTCCTTTCTGGCCAGCAAAAGCACTTCGGGAAAAAGATGGGCAGGTAGACGCACGCTTCTTTGGGCAACACGACAG AGCCTGGGTCCCCATCAACAACTGCTACCTCATGTCCAAAGAGATCCCCTTCTctgtcaaaaaaacaaagagcatTTTCAACAGTGCCATGCaagaaatggaaatttatgTAGAAAACATTCGCAAGAAATTCGGGGTCTTCAACTACGCCCCCTTCCGCACCCCGTACACACCCAACAACCAGCTACAGATGCTCTTGGACCCGTCCAACCCCAGCGCTGGGGCAGTGAAGACTGAGAAGCCGGATAAACTTCGCTTCAATTTTGATATAACTGCATCTCCCAAGATGGTCCTCGGCAAGGCGCCCACCCCCAGCGGCATGAGCCGAAGGGTCTCCACCACAGACGTGCCGCGGTCTCCTATGAGCACCACCTCTTCAGTTCACACTGGGTCTGATGGGGAGGACACTGAAAAGGCCCCCAGAAATCCTTCTTTCCACTACAGCACCGGAGAAGAGTCAATGGATTGTACTG CCTCTCCTGTCTCGGGGAAGATGGGTCCTGCAGGCAGTGTGACTGCCAGCCCAAAGGCCTTTAACCCTGGACTGGTGCCCAAGCAGGAGCGGACTGCAGGGACGGGCAGCATCCTCAATCTCAACCTGg atcGGGTGAAGGCTGAGATGGATCTGAAGGAGCTGAGTGAGACtgtgcaacaacaacagcagcaaagccaACAGCAGGGAGGTCCAGTCTCCCTCAATACCCCAAAGAGACCCATCAGGAGCTTGGACAAGACTATTGAGAGCTGCAAGGCTCAGCTTG GGATAGATGAAATTTCTGAAGATGTGTATAAAGGTGTGGACCACAGTGACTCGGAGGACTCGGAGAAATCGGACTCGAGTGACAGCGAGTATCTGAGTGATGAAGAACACAGACCAAAGAGCTCCAACCAGGATGACAAAgacaaagcagagagaaaatggcCAAAAGCAAACGCAGAGGGAGATACGAAGGACGGAGTTACGGCAAAAGCAGATAAAGGCGCCCCTGAATCAGCACTAAAAGACAAGCAGGCTAGTAACGGACCAGAAAGGGACTTGCAGGACAAGCCCGTAGTGCCCCAATCTCAGCCCGCCTCTGAAAAACCCAAAGccccagaggagagcagagcggcTGCCACCAAATCAGCGGCTGAACAGGACTCTGATTCTGAGCGGGAGCTGGTGATTGACCTAGGGGatgaacaaggaggccatgACTCAAAGAGGGCTAGAAAAGACGCTGGCGCTTCTACGGCCAAAACACCCAAAGAGTCTAATGTTGCCAAGATGGAAG GTAAGGTACCGTCATCTGCGGCAGCAACCACGCCGTCACGGGACACCAGCCTTAACCAGAAAGAACCCGCTGGCACAACAGTCATAAACTCTGCAGCTTCCAGTCAAACCAGTACTAGCCCAGCCACCAGTGGGTCCAGCAGTGCCCCGACTCCTGCTTCCACCTCTGTTTCCACAACAGCCCCAGCACCTGTCAagaaacagcgccccctgttgccAAAGGAGACGGCACAAGCGGTGCAACAGGCTGTCGTCTGGAACCCGACCAAGTTTCAGACCTCGTCGCAGAAATGGCACATGCAGAAGGTTCAAAGGCAGCACGGCGAGCAGTCGGCGGCGCAGACACAGAGTCAGACACGCAGTCCGCAGCACccgcagccacagcagcagaactcctcctcttcctcttcctcctcctccagcacccgCTACCAGACCAGACAAGCAGTCAAGG GAGACGTGCCGATCCCCACAGTGTCGGCAGACGTGGCTGCAGATATAGCCAAGTACACAAACAAG ATCATGGAGACGATCAAAGGGACAATGACGGAAATCTACAGTGACCTGTCCAAGAGCACAACGGGAAACACAATTGCAGAG ATTCGGCGCCTGCGGATAGAGATCGAGAAGCTTCAGTGGCTGCATCAGCAAGAGTTGTCGGAGATGAAGCACAACCTCG AGCTCACAATGGCGGAGATGAGGCAGAGcctggagcaggagcgggagcggtTGGTGGCCGAGGTGaagaagcagatggaggcggAAAAGCAGCAGGCCGTGGACGAGACCAAGAAGAAACAGTGGTGCGCCAACTGCAGGAAAGAGGCCATCTTCTACTGCTGCTGGAACACCAGTTACTGCGATTACCCCTGTCAGCAAGCCCACTGGCCCGAGCACATGAAGTCCTGCACGCAGTCCG CCACAGcttcacagcaggaaacagaaacTGAGCCCAACTCGGACCCTGCAGTCAAACCATCGGGCCACTCTCCCACTACACAGCCCCCGGCAACAGGGTCCGTATCAGACAAAAGCAACTCTCCCTCGTGTGCGGAAAAGAGCAAAGACAGCGCAGGGGTGACTGTGACCTAA
- the LOC130530382 gene encoding MYND-type zinc finger-containing chromatin reader ZMYND8-like isoform X6 — protein sequence MHPQSLAEDEVKTEADVVEGMDASVRSKVPDPTGSADRPLVPQKRKVSSPTHSSNGHSPTETSPSPLKKKKKPGGVNSNSKDQKITVAECIETQSKAMTMLTIDQLSYLLKFALQKIKQPGTEPFQKPVSLEQHPDYAEYIFHPMDLCTLEKNIKKKMYGCTEAFLADMKWILHNCIIYNGGNHKLTATAKVIVKICEHEMNEIEVCPECYLSSCQKRENWFCEPCSQPHPLVWAKLKGFPFWPAKALREKDGQVDARFFGQHDRAWVPINNCYLMSKEIPFSVKKTKSIFNSAMQEMEIYVENIRKKFGVFNYAPFRTPYTPNNQLQMLLDPSNPSAGAVKTEKPDKLRFNFDITASPKMVLGKAPTPSGMSRRVSTTDVPRSPMSTTSSVHTGSDGEDTEKAPRNPSFHYSTGEESMDCTASPVSGKMGPAGSVTASPKAFNPGLVPKQERTAGTGSILNLNLDRVKAEMDLKELSETVQQQQQQSQQQGGPVSLNTPKRPIRSLDKTIESCKAQLGIDEISEDVYKGVDHSDSEDSEKSDSSDSEYLSDEEHRPKSSNQDDKDKAERKWPKANAEGDTKDGVTAKADKGAPESALKDKQASNGPERDLQDKPVVPQSQPASEKPKAPEESRAAATKSAAEQDSDSERELVIDLGDEQGGHDSKRARKDAGASTAKTPKESNVAKMEGKVPSSAAATTPSRDTSLNQKEPAGTTVINSAASSQTSTSPATSGSSSAPTPASTSVSTTAPAPVKKQRPLLPKETAQAVQQAVVWNPTKFQTSSQKWHMQKVQRQHGEQSAAQTQSQTRSPQHPQPQQQNSSSSSSSSSSTRYQTRQAVKVQQKDVPQNASSTAGQASSSSPLMTGDVPIPTVSADVAADIAKYTNKIMETIKGTMTEIYSDLSKSTTGNTIAEIRRLRIEIEKLQWLHQQELSEMKHNLELTMAEMRQSLEQERERLVAEVKKQMEAEKQQAVDETKKKQWCANCRKEAIFYCCWNTSYCDYPCQQAHWPEHMKSCTQSATASQQETETEPNSDPAVKPSGHSPTTQPPATGSVSDKSNSPSCAEKSKDSAGVTVT from the exons ATGCATCCACAGAG TCTGGCAGAGGACGAGGTGAAGACAGAGGCTGATGTGGTAGAGGGGATGGATGCGTCCGTGCGATCCAAAG TCCCTGATCCAACTGGGTCAGCTGACCGTCCACTGGTGCCACAAAAGAGGAAGGTGTCGAGTCCCACTCATTCCTCCAATGGACACTCTCCCACAGAGACGTCTCCAAGCCctctgaagaaaaagaagaagccaGGGGGCGTTAATTCCAACAGCAAGGACCAG AAAATAACAGTTGCTGAATGCATTGAAACCCAGAGTAAAGCAATGACAATGTTGACAATAGACCAACTGTCCTACTTACTCAAATTCGCTCTTCAAAAGATTAAACAACCTGGG ACAGAACCTTTTCAGAAACCAGTGTCTCTGGAGCAGCACCCAGATTATGCAGAGTACATTTTCCACCCTATGGACCTGTGTACACTAGAGAAG aatatcaaaaagaaaatgtacGGCTGCACGGAAGCATTTCTTGCTGATATGAAATGGATCTTACACAACTGCATCATCTACAACGGAG GCAATCACAAATTAACGGCAACCGCAAAAGTCATTGTCAAGATTTGTGAGCATGAG ATGAATGAGATTGAAGTGTGTCCAGAATGCTACCTGTCCTCAtgccaaaaaagggaaaactggTTTTGTGAGCCATGT AGTCAACCCCATCCTTTGGTCTGGGCCAAGCTGAAGGGATTTCCTTTCTGGCCAGCAAAAGCACTTCGGGAAAAAGATGGGCAGGTAGACGCACGCTTCTTTGGGCAACACGACAG AGCCTGGGTCCCCATCAACAACTGCTACCTCATGTCCAAAGAGATCCCCTTCTctgtcaaaaaaacaaagagcatTTTCAACAGTGCCATGCaagaaatggaaatttatgTAGAAAACATTCGCAAGAAATTCGGGGTCTTCAACTACGCCCCCTTCCGCACCCCGTACACACCCAACAACCAGCTACAGATGCTCTTGGACCCGTCCAACCCCAGCGCTGGGGCAGTGAAGACTGAGAAGCCGGATAAACTTCGCTTCAATTTTGATATAACTGCATCTCCCAAGATGGTCCTCGGCAAGGCGCCCACCCCCAGCGGCATGAGCCGAAGGGTCTCCACCACAGACGTGCCGCGGTCTCCTATGAGCACCACCTCTTCAGTTCACACTGGGTCTGATGGGGAGGACACTGAAAAGGCCCCCAGAAATCCTTCTTTCCACTACAGCACCGGAGAAGAGTCAATGGATTGTACTG CCTCTCCTGTCTCGGGGAAGATGGGTCCTGCAGGCAGTGTGACTGCCAGCCCAAAGGCCTTTAACCCTGGACTGGTGCCCAAGCAGGAGCGGACTGCAGGGACGGGCAGCATCCTCAATCTCAACCTGg atcGGGTGAAGGCTGAGATGGATCTGAAGGAGCTGAGTGAGACtgtgcaacaacaacagcagcaaagccaACAGCAGGGAGGTCCAGTCTCCCTCAATACCCCAAAGAGACCCATCAGGAGCTTGGACAAGACTATTGAGAGCTGCAAGGCTCAGCTTG GGATAGATGAAATTTCTGAAGATGTGTATAAAGGTGTGGACCACAGTGACTCGGAGGACTCGGAGAAATCGGACTCGAGTGACAGCGAGTATCTGAGTGATGAAGAACACAGACCAAAGAGCTCCAACCAGGATGACAAAgacaaagcagagagaaaatggcCAAAAGCAAACGCAGAGGGAGATACGAAGGACGGAGTTACGGCAAAAGCAGATAAAGGCGCCCCTGAATCAGCACTAAAAGACAAGCAGGCTAGTAACGGACCAGAAAGGGACTTGCAGGACAAGCCCGTAGTGCCCCAATCTCAGCCCGCCTCTGAAAAACCCAAAGccccagaggagagcagagcggcTGCCACCAAATCAGCGGCTGAACAGGACTCTGATTCTGAGCGGGAGCTGGTGATTGACCTAGGGGatgaacaaggaggccatgACTCAAAGAGGGCTAGAAAAGACGCTGGCGCTTCTACGGCCAAAACACCCAAAGAGTCTAATGTTGCCAAGATGGAAG GTAAGGTACCGTCATCTGCGGCAGCAACCACGCCGTCACGGGACACCAGCCTTAACCAGAAAGAACCCGCTGGCACAACAGTCATAAACTCTGCAGCTTCCAGTCAAACCAGTACTAGCCCAGCCACCAGTGGGTCCAGCAGTGCCCCGACTCCTGCTTCCACCTCTGTTTCCACAACAGCCCCAGCACCTGTCAagaaacagcgccccctgttgccAAAGGAGACGGCACAAGCGGTGCAACAGGCTGTCGTCTGGAACCCGACCAAGTTTCAGACCTCGTCGCAGAAATGGCACATGCAGAAGGTTCAAAGGCAGCACGGCGAGCAGTCGGCGGCGCAGACACAGAGTCAGACACGCAGTCCGCAGCACccgcagccacagcagcagaactcctcctcttcctcttcctcctcctccagcacccgCTACCAGACCAGACAAGCAGTCAAGG TGCAACAGAAAGATGTGCCTCAGAATGCTTCATCAACTGCAGGCCAGgcctcatcatcctctccttTAATGACAGGAGACGTGCCGATCCCCACAGTGTCGGCAGACGTGGCTGCAGATATAGCCAAGTACACAAACAAG ATCATGGAGACGATCAAAGGGACAATGACGGAAATCTACAGTGACCTGTCCAAGAGCACAACGGGAAACACAATTGCAGAG ATTCGGCGCCTGCGGATAGAGATCGAGAAGCTTCAGTGGCTGCATCAGCAAGAGTTGTCGGAGATGAAGCACAACCTCG AGCTCACAATGGCGGAGATGAGGCAGAGcctggagcaggagcgggagcggtTGGTGGCCGAGGTGaagaagcagatggaggcggAAAAGCAGCAGGCCGTGGACGAGACCAAGAAGAAACAGTGGTGCGCCAACTGCAGGAAAGAGGCCATCTTCTACTGCTGCTGGAACACCAGTTACTGCGATTACCCCTGTCAGCAAGCCCACTGGCCCGAGCACATGAAGTCCTGCACGCAGTCCG CCACAGcttcacagcaggaaacagaaacTGAGCCCAACTCGGACCCTGCAGTCAAACCATCGGGCCACTCTCCCACTACACAGCCCCCGGCAACAGGGTCCGTATCAGACAAAAGCAACTCTCCCTCGTGTGCGGAAAAGAGCAAAGACAGCGCAGGGGTGACTGTGACCTAA